CGGTAGTTTCAATCTTATAGCGCCGTAAAAGTTCAATAATTCCGGCTGGTGTAGCCGGCAAAATTGCCGGTAGTCCTTTTGTCATCCTACCAATGTTGATGGGGTGAAAGCCATCAACATCTTTTTCATAAGAAATCTGTTCAATGATACGATTTTCTGAAATGCCCTTTGGCAAGGGTAGCTGTACCAAAATGCCATCAACAGAAGTATCAGAATTTAGTGTGTTTATTAAGCTAAGAATCTCTATTTCGGTACATTCAGCCGGTTTTTGGTACAAAGAAGATTGAATACCGACTTTTTGGCAGGCTTTTATTTTATGTTGAACATACGTTTGGCTTGCTGGGTCATTACCGACCAAGACTGCTGCTAAATGCGGGGGCGGCAAATGAAACCGTTGGGTTAGTTCAAGTACTTCATTAGCAAGTTCTTGTTGAATTTCTTGGGAAACTTTTTTCCCGTCTAAGAGAGTCATCGGGATATTTCGCGTGCTTGACCGGGTTCAATCCATTCTACAACACAGCCAGCAGAGGCAAAAGCGGCACGGGTAACCGGCATATCAACCACAATAAAGCCAAAGGTGTTATAGTGCATTGGTATAATCCGTTTGCAAGCAATAAATTCTGAAGCTATTATAGCATCCGTTGTGTCCATAGTAAAGTTATTTCCGATAGGTAAAAAAGCTATATCTAATTTATATCGTTTGGGAATCAACTGCATATCTAAGGTTAGCGCAG
The Bacteroidia bacterium DNA segment above includes these coding regions:
- the folD gene encoding bifunctional methylenetetrahydrofolate dehydrogenase/methenyltetrahydrofolate cyclohydrolase FolD, which produces MTLLDGKKVSQEIQQELANEVLELTQRFHLPPPHLAAVLVGNDPASQTYVQHKIKACQKVGIQSSLYQKPAECTEIEILSLINTLNSDTSVDGILVQLPLPKGISENRIIEQISYEKDVDGFHPINIGRMTKGLPAILPATPAGIIELLRRYKIETTGKECVVVGRSNIVGSPMSILLARNTYPGNATVTLCHSKTVDLEYHLKRADIVIAAAGKCEFIRGNHLKQGAVVIDVGIHRITNPNGTNRLVGDVCYEEVSQIAAAITPVPGGVGPMTIASLLQNTLQAYRQKYAIPQ